The region CATTCAGCCTGACCTCTTCTGCTCTTCAGGTCATGTTATGGTTCACTCAGGTCAGTTTACTTTTCCCCTTTGCAGAAAAGCCTTATCTTGTTTTTACTTATGGCCTGACTGCTGCGCCTCTGGGCGTGCTGACATTCTTTTCCCTTTCCCCCCAGCTCGGTCACAGAGACCCACTCACACCTGCAGACACCTGTGCTTTTGTCCTGCTTTATGCCTCCCACAAAAACCCCTCCCGCCCTGCACTCATGGGTAGGGTTTAGTGCCTGTGGCTATGTCAGAGCACAGTCCATTGTTTTACTTGACTATTCAGTTAGGACCAGATAATAACAGGAAAAGGAGAGTCATTAGCATTTTGTTCAACACATCATGATGAGTTGTTCTCTCATTTTAAACAGCTGGGAGTCTCAGAAAGCGGAGACTCCCTGGAGTAATTCATTAAGCAAAAGTTTATGTAGCTCATCAAGTCTTATGGCTAAACTAAACACTGCTTGagtgaatgtttttaaattgcttCTTCGTGTTAGTTGGGTCGGAAATGGTCTGTATGATGGCTTTAACAGGTGTGTCTGGTATCCTCTGGAATAACCTTTTTATTCCTAACAAGCCCGTGTGTGTTGCAATGATTTGACTCTGTAAACGGAGTACAGGGGCACGAGTGGGCAAACCATATGGAACAGATTGTCCTGCTTCTTCCTTTGCCCCCATGTGTCACTCCAtgtatatttttcctttttatggCCTTATTTGAAGCAACACTTAATGTTTCCTGGCTTTCTAAataaaagaagtaaaaataaagttaaGGCTACAGTATGCCACCACCACTGCTGAGGGagtgtattttaaaaaaggcagaaaatacCAGTAGCAGCAGAGGTTTTAAAAGCCACTGACCGTCTTCTTcacccctccccaccctcccccgCTGGCCTGACACACCCTACCCATACCCCATTCCCCCTGTTTGCCTTTTATGTTGTGGACTCGACCGTGCGCCCACTTCAGACCACCATAAACATGTCGGTCCCTGATGACAGAGTCGGCCCCGGGACATTTTATATAAATTGACCTCAACTACAGCTCATTAGAAGCCCTAAATTGGAACCATGCAGCCTGGGAAGTGTAAATGTTACAACAGGAGAGTCAGTTGCTTCAGGGGGGTTCCAGCTGCACAGGTCTTCACCTCTGTGATGAAGCCCCTtacttttatattaaaaaaatgttatcttttttttattttttattcttagGACTGGTAAAATAGTATCGTAGAGAAAGATGATGGGGAGAAGGAACATATATCTGAAATTGTTTTACATGCTAATCATGTATTTCAACCATCACCTGTTAGCAACTATGGTCATGAACATGTTATAAAGATGCACTCTTTGCATAATTCTTTGTCTGGCGCTGTTATACTCCACAACACATCTGTTGTAGGCTTGATTTAGTCTTTCCTGaggctctctctctttaatgCAGAGTCCACCCACCTCAAGTATTTTTATTAGTCTGCAATATAGCCTGAATGACCTGACAGAAAACTGgactgaaagacacacaagtGCCTCTTGTTGTGACTTTAGTTTTGGCACAAACGCAAGAAATGTCATCTGCAGTAGCAGCACGGTCTCAAATTGGAGATTTTTGACTGACTGTAAAATATAGTTGATGGTCAGCCCAGCTTCTCCTCTGCATTCGTATCTCCACATCACGTCTTTCGTCCTGCATCCTGCCTTAATTGGGGTCCTTTGTTTGACCGCCTCCTTCAATAAACAATACAACCACAGCTCCCCTGTCCTaatcctctcttctcctctctacTGACTCTGCTGGAGCATCGCTCTCAGTAATTACCCCTCTCAAGCTGGAGAGTGGAGTAATTGTCCAGAGTGTAACTACAGTGGCTCCCTGAAAGGGGGTCATTGTGTGGAGTTAAGACTCCACTTCAGTAGACTgctttgtttgtgctgcaaaaGATAATGAAAGTATTTGGTTGGCCATGGTGAGGTGGAAATAGAGTAAGATATGAAAAGAACGACAGTgagtgaggaggggaggggatgaAGTGTGGAGGAgtgaactttcatgctcaaggaatgtctgcttttttttttttttgtattttaaaacacCTTTGTGTACAAATAACCAGCGAAGAAAATGCTTTTGAaatttctttacttttaaaagCACCAAAATTGTCATGATTCCATACCACAACCTTTACAACATGTTAACCTTTACGAGGTTTAATGCTTCATCACTATTTACAGTATCTTATACACTCATTTCACAACAAAATCAGCAAACAGTGGCAGTTCAATACTACCATGAGCAACAAATTAAGCTCTAATGTTTAGGTTTCTTAGGAGATCTTTTTCCGCGTGTAAAGTTAcataaaatatagaaaatacattaaaaaaagtacaaaaataacacaccTAACAATATCTATATACTGTTGTAAATATATAGTATGTACAAACAAGGAGAAGCCCTTATTAATCATTACTTTGCCAGGTGTGGAAGACTTCACAATTAAAAGATTATATAGAAAAAGTTTACACGCACATCTAAGTTCAAGATctataaataaatctttaaaaacatagCCCCAAACTCCACATTATAActaataaataagaaaaaaaaaatcttaatttaatgcattttcttttcttttttggccaGCTTCAACCATCTTGCGTTATTTCAGGCATTATATTTCCTGCAGGGTGCAAGATAATCTTCCATGTGTATAATTTAAGACATAAATTAgattatttatgtaaatatgaaattaaattagACATAGACAAgaagcaaacagcaaacaaaagtgaaatGCAAAACCTTTTacatcaaaatgtctttggCAACAAGAAGCAGTAAGTAAGACTGTCCATTGATTGTTTCAAGAATAATGAATAAGTACAGCTGtaaatcagatttttctttAGGCATGCAATGCTCCATCAACTCCATCGTCCTAACCATAAGTCTCCTTCTAAAACGACTTTCCTTTTGCGGCTTCAGAGCTCTTTTCCTTCTGCTTTTGCAGATTAAATTTCCCCAGTGGTTTCTCTCATTTGAAAAGCCGAAAATGTCTATAGGCTACAAAATGTGTGCATGAGCGTGtttacttgtatgtgtgtgtgtgcaggcatacttctgtgtgtgtgcgtgcatgcatagATGCATtatatgtgcttgtgtatgtggaCATGTGCATGTTATATTTGTGGCTTGgttcatgtgtgtatttgtgtctgtctgcatacATTTGTTCGTTGGTTTATGTTTGCAGGCTTGCTCatatttgcgtgtgtgtgtgtgtgtggtccagaGAAAATGAAGTGATTGCTACCTGCAACATGCTCAGTCACTTATCATATCAAGTCTTTTCGAACATGGTCTGATATCCTTTGTATGTCTTGAAACAAaatactgtctttttttatttaaaaggtgAATTTGTCaccataaaaaacaaacccaccATGTCTCAAAACAGTACTAAATAGAAGACATAATGAAGTTAGATCTCCAACAGTCCACTGCTGTTCTCCACTCCATTAGGTGTGCCAGTCTTCTCATCTCCGTTGGTGATTTGGTCAGTGACAGGATTGGTGGGTACAGCGCTGGTGTTGAGCTCTGTGGTCTCCTCACTCCGAGGATCTGCGTCTCCCTCCACAGCTACAGCTTTCCCCTGCATTGCAGAATCCGCATGGGTCTTCTGGTGCTTCGAGAGGTGGTCGCTGCGTGTGAAACGCTTGTTGCACAGTAGACAGGTGAACTTCTTCTCCCGCGTGTGGGTGCGCACGTGTCTCTCCAGTTCATCCGAGCGGGTGAAGCGCTTCCCGCAGAACAGCCAGTTACAAACAAAGGGCCGCTCGCCGGTGTGCCAACGCAGGTGGGCTTTGAGGTGGGAGGCCTTGCCGTAGACCTTCCCACAGCCTGGGATGTGGCAGCTGTGGACCGGCTTCTTCCTCAGCGATGCAGCCGAGGCCCCCAGCCTCTCCAGCTCCTGGCAGTTGGGGCAGTCACATGACGACCTGGTGGGCGCACCCCCTCCACTGTAGCCCCCTGATCCCCTAGCAGGCTTTAGGCCCATGGGACTCTCGATCAGCCCTGCGCTTGGCACAGGCTTGGGCTTGTACATGTCCTGGGGCAGCATGTGCtgggagggctggaggaggTGTGAGGAGGAGCCCAGTCCCACAGAAGGGTAAGGAGCTGGGTTGAGGGATGTAAAGTCGGTGCTGTAACTGGGCAGCTGTGGGCTAAGGGAGGCCTGGGGTGCTACAGGCTGAAGGGAGGCCTGGAGACCTCCGTCCGCCTGGGGCTGGGTTGCTGACAGCCAGTTGGAGTTGGGGTGGACATCCCACCAGGACGATGTGGCATTAGCTGGAGCAGCAGTAATGCCAGGGTGGATGCCGGCTTTATACCAGGAGCCATAGGGGTGTGTCATATCCAGCGAGGTGTAGACACTGGTGAGGCAGTCAGCCGTAGCGTGGGCCTTGGACACTAAAAGAGACGGGTCCTGGGAGACGGAGGTCTGGAAGGAGTGGGAGAAAGGGTTATATTCTGTAGTGTAGCCTCCGGCTGAAGGAGGGGGGCTTCCAGTGGGGGTAAGCAgcccgccgcctcctc is a window of Enoplosus armatus isolate fEnoArm2 chromosome 3, fEnoArm2.hap1, whole genome shotgun sequence DNA encoding:
- the sp7 gene encoding transcription factor Sp7 isoform X1, whose amino-acid sequence is MAASILEVGNVIEDARYGSSPLAMLTATCNKFGSTSPIRDSATPGKTGSTTPIKKSYTMTSDLQTAKNGRTADGSGLADSYTGSFTTAGGGGGGLLTPTGSPPPSAGGYTTEYNPFSHSFQTSVSQDPSLLVSKAHATADCLTSVYTSLDMTHPYGSWYKAGIHPGITAAPANATSSWWDVHPNSNWLSATQPQADGGLQASLQPVAPQASLSPQLPSYSTDFTSLNPAPYPSVGLGSSSHLLQPSQHMLPQDMYKPKPVPSAGLIESPMGLKPARGSGGYSGGGAPTRSSCDCPNCQELERLGASAASLRKKPVHSCHIPGCGKVYGKASHLKAHLRWHTGERPFVCNWLFCGKRFTRSDELERHVRTHTREKKFTCLLCNKRFTRSDHLSKHQKTHADSAMQGKAVAVEGDADPRSEETTELNTSAVPTNPVTDQITNGDEKTGTPNGVENSSGLLEI
- the sp7 gene encoding transcription factor Sp7 isoform X2 translates to MAASILEEDARYGSSPLAMLTATCNKFGSTSPIRDSATPGKTGSTTPIKKSYTMTSDLQTAKNGRTADGSGLADSYTGSFTTAGGGGGGLLTPTGSPPPSAGGYTTEYNPFSHSFQTSVSQDPSLLVSKAHATADCLTSVYTSLDMTHPYGSWYKAGIHPGITAAPANATSSWWDVHPNSNWLSATQPQADGGLQASLQPVAPQASLSPQLPSYSTDFTSLNPAPYPSVGLGSSSHLLQPSQHMLPQDMYKPKPVPSAGLIESPMGLKPARGSGGYSGGGAPTRSSCDCPNCQELERLGASAASLRKKPVHSCHIPGCGKVYGKASHLKAHLRWHTGERPFVCNWLFCGKRFTRSDELERHVRTHTREKKFTCLLCNKRFTRSDHLSKHQKTHADSAMQGKAVAVEGDADPRSEETTELNTSAVPTNPVTDQITNGDEKTGTPNGVENSSGLLEI